A stretch of DNA from Micromonospora sp. WMMD1155:
TCGTGCCGCAGTACATCCTCTTCCGGACGCTCGGGCTGGTCGGCGGCGACTGGCCCTACCTACCGCTGCTCATCCCGCAGTTCCTGGCCACCGAGGCGTTCTTCGTCTTCCTGATGGTGCAGTTCATGCGCGGCGTGCCGCATGAGCTGGACGAGGCGGCCCGGATCGACGGCGCGGGCCCGTTCGGCATCTTCCGGCACATCATCCTGCCGCTGAGCCGCCCGGCGCTGGTCACCACGGCGATCTTCTCGTTCATCTGGACCTGGAACGACTTCTTCCGACAACTGGTCTTCCTGTCCCAACTGGAGGACTACACGGTGCCGGTCGCGTTGACCCTCTTCATCGACTCGACCAGCCAGAGCGCGGTCGGGCCGATGTTCGCCATGTCGGTGCTGTCGTTGCTGCCGGTCTTCCTGTTCTTCGTCGCCTTCCAACGGATGCTCGTCGAAGGGATCAACACCAGTGGCATCAAGGGGTGAACCTGTCGACACCGCCGGGCGGCGGGACTGGCGCGACGTCCTGCGCGACGCCGCCGACCTGGCGCTGCTCGGCATCCTGCTGACCCTCGCCGCCCTGCCGCTGCTCACCGCCGCCGCGGCGGTCGGCACGGCCAGTGCGGCGCTGCACGACTGGACGCGTACCGGCGGTTGGCCGTCGGCGGGCACGACAGTGCGCCGGTTCGGCCGCGCGCTGCTGCCCGGGATGCCGGTCAGCCTGCTCGCGCTCGCCGTGGCCGGGCTGCTCACCGCCGACCTGGCCGCGCTGGCCACCGGCCGGGTGCCCGGCGGCCCGGTGGCGCTGCTGGTGACGGCGTTGGTCGCGGCCGGCCTGACCGGGTACGCCGGGCTGGTCGTCGTCGAGGTGGGCGGCAACGGGGGCGGGCGGTGGCGGGCGTGCGCCCGCTCCGCCGCCCGCGCCTGCCTCGACGCACCCACCCGGTGGGCCGCGCTCACCGGAGTCGTCGCGTCGGCCGGGCTGCTCGCCGTCCTGGTCACCCCGGTCGCGGTGCCGATCCTCGCCGGATACACGCTGGCCGCCCTGCACGCCGTCGCCAACCGACGGCCGATCACCGCGGCCCTCACCGGCCGCCCGCCGGCCGCGCACCCGGAGTCGCCGTGAGCGGGGTGGCGGAGCCGGCGCGGCTGCTGGTCGACGGGACCGAGGTGGCCCGGTACGTCATCGACCCGAAGTTGGACGCACGGCACGGCCCTCGGCCGTACCTGCACCCGGTACGCACCCTCGGCGGCACGGTGGTCACCGACGCGCTCCCCGCCGACCACGTCTGGCACCTCGGCGCGTCCCTGGCCGTGCAGGACGTCAACGGCAGCAACCTCTGGGGTGGGCGCACCTATGTGCGCGACGTCGGCTACACCTGGCGCGCCGACCACGGCGTCATGGCGCACACCGGTTGGTCGGAGCGCTCGACCCAGCGACTGGCCCACCGGCTGGAGTGGCGCGACGCGCGCGGCTCGGTGCTGCTCACCGAATGCCGCCGGCTCACCGCCGCCCCGTTGGCCGGTCAGGGGCCGGCCGGGGGGCTGCCGGCCTGGTGGCTGGCGGTGGACTACACGCTGACCGCCCCTGCCGGGCAGGACGTGCGACTCGGTAGCCCGGCCACCAACGGTCGCCCGGGCGGGGCCGGCTACGGTGGGTTCTTCTGGCGAGCCGTCTCGACCGGGCCGGCATCGGTGTTCAGCGCCTCGGCGACGGGGGAGGAGACGGTGAACGGCTCCGCCGAGCCGTGGGTTGCCCTGACCGGCACCGGGCCGGACGGTGGGGCGTACACCCTGGTCTTCGGCGGTCTCGGCGACGGCGACCGATGGTTCACGCGGACCGCGATGTACCCGGGTGTGGGGGTGGCGTTCGCGTTCGAACGGCCGGTCACCATCGCGGCCGGCACCGAACGGCGGGGTCGGCACACGGTGATCGTCGCCGACGGCTCCCTGGACCCCGCCGCCATCGCGGCGATGTCGGCGATTGTTTCGCGCAACCCGCAGGTCGGTTGAGAGACATAGGACTGTACGAATGCTCGTCGGGTCGGGTGTGGCCTTGTGGCCATTGTGACCAGTCGATAGCCTCCTCGTGGACTATCGACGCTACACGGGGGTTCCATCAGTGAGACAGTCAATCCATCCTGCCCGAAAACAGCCGAATCGCAGGCCATCCTTGCGGCGCAGGAGCACCGCGGGAGTCCTGGCTCTCCTCCTCATCGGGTCGGTCCTGGTTCCGGGCGCGCCGGCGTCCGCTGCGGACCAGCTGACGCACCGGGAGCAGGCAGTCGAGGACTTCGTCGAGGGTGGTCCCTCGACGCAACGCGCCGCAGAGGCCGCGCTGTTGGGCACCGAGGCCGACCTCACGACATATATCGAGTCAGGTCGGGACGCGGCCCAGCAGGCCGACGAGAGGGCAGCAGCACAGGTCCTGGCCGGAATGGACGGACCGGGCACCCGGGCCGCGGCGCTGGAGGCCCTCGCGGGATCGCGAGCGGCGGTCCAGAACTTCGTCAACGGCGGATGGGAGGTGCCGTTCACGGCGGACGAGCGACTGCGGGTCTATCGGGTGATCGAAGGGGCCGGTCCGACAACCAGGGCGGCAGCCGAGCGGGCGCTCGCGGGCACCCCACAGGACATCAGCGATTTCCTGTCCAATGGTCGAGACGCGGCCGCGATCGCCGACGATCGGTTGGCCGCGACACGGATGCTCACCGGTGGTGTCAACAACAGCGGTCCCGTTCTGGACTCCGCGGCACAGCAGGCGTTGGCGGGCACTCCGGCGGATCTTCGCGACTTCCTGGTGAGCGGTCAGTTCGTGGCCCGGGCTCGGGACGCCGAACTGGCCTCCATCAAGAGTCTGACCGAGCAGGCCAAGCAGGCCGGTGAGACGACGGCCCGTGAGTCGCTGGCCGCTTCGGAGGCATCGACCCGGGCGGTGAATGCGGCTGCGGAGGCGAAATCCGCGGCCCAGCGAGCAGAGGCGGAGACGCGGGCGGCCGGCGGCTCGGCGGCCAAGGCATCCGCTGCGGCGGGGCGGGCGGCTGACGCTGCCGAGGGCGCCGCCGACGCCGCGCGTGACGCGATCGGTGCATCCAACGCGGCGATGCGAGCTGCGCGGGTTGCGGCGGACGCGGCTCGCCGCGCCACCACTGCCGCCTCACTGACTGCGCAGGCAGCCTCCCGCGCACAGCGCGCCGCCGCTGCCGCTCGCACCGACGCCGGTAAGGCGGCGGCGGCCCGGCAGGCTGCCGAGGCGGCACGAAACGCGGCAGCCAAGGCCCGTGAGCTGGAACAGGTGAAAGCCGAGCGGGATCGCGCGCTCGCCCAGGCCAAGGTCGCGTCCGAGGCGGCGAAGGGTGCGAGCGGCAACGCGGACGCCGCCGCAGCAGCAGCTGATCAGGCCGGCGGCCACGCGGGCGTCTCCGAGGCGCAGGCGGCGCGTTCGCGTAACGCCGCCGCTGAGGCCCGTGCGGCGGCTGCCGCAGCAGATCGGGCAGCCGACCGGGCGTACTCGTTCGCGCAGGCGGCTGCGAAGGCGTCAGACGAGGCCTTCCGGTTCGCCGCGCAGGCCGCTCAGCATGCCGAGCTTGCCGCTGCGGCGGCCGAAGCAGCCGCAGCCGCAGCCGGCCGTGCCGAGGTGGCAGCGGTGGAGTCGGCCAAACACGCCGCTGCCGCTGTGGAGGCGTCGAACCTGGCGGTCACGGCAGCCAACCAGGCGGTGACGCTGGAGCAGATGGCACGCGATGAGGACGCCGCCCGGCTGGTGAACGCCACCGAACAGGGTGTGCAGGCCGCGCGTGATGCGTCGGCCGCGGAGGCGGCGACGAAGGCGCAGGGCGGGTTGCTCGCGCAGTGGAACAGGTCGCTTCAGTGGGACACCGCAGAGGAGGACCGCGTCGATTCGGGCACCCGTGCCCTGCTGGACGAGGCGACAGCCTCCGGTGCGTCCGCTGAGGTGGTCATCGACCGTGGTCGTCGGGCAGCGGTAGCGCTCGTACGGACGGGCGGAGACTGGACGAAGACCGCCGCCGAGGCCGCGCTGAGTGGCGGCGAGACGGAGTTGCGGTCGTGGCTCACCGAGGGGCGGCGCCTCGCGGTCGGGCAGGACGATCGCGCCCGAGTGTGGAACCTGGTCGACACGCTGCCTGACGGGGCGGAGAAAACTGCCGCGCAGGCCGCGTTGACCGGCGACGACACGGCGGTGCAGACCTTCCTGCGGACCCGAAACTACGTGGGCAAGGCTGCCAAGGACCGACAGACGGTCTACCAGATCATGGCGACCGCAGGTCCGAACGTGAAGGCCACGGCCACCGCCGCGCTCAACGGCAGCGCCGCCGACGTGCATCAGTTCCTGCGTTCGGGTCAGCACTCCGCGCGTACCGCGGACGAACGACTGGAGGTGTACCGGATCATCGAGACGGGCGGGCCGGAGGTCAAGGCGGCCGGTCAGGTCGCGCTGGCCGGTCCCCCTTCGTACATCTCCTACTTCCTCACCGCGTCGCGGTATCAGGCGGCGCAGCGGGATGCGGAGCAGAGTGCCCACGTCGCGGCGGTGCGGGCGCTCATCGCCCAAGCTCAGCAGTACGCGGAGACCGCCGTGGCGGACGCGGCGGAGGCCAACCGCGTCGCCGCCGTGGCGCGCGCGGCCGCCGACGAGGCCAACGGTTGGGCCACCAAGGCGGCCGAGGCGGCGAACAGGGCCGCCGGCTACGCAACCTCCGCCGCCCAGTCCGCCGCGGACGCCAAACGGTCCGCTGACCAGGCGGCGCAGTCGGCTACCACCGCGCGGGACGCGGCGAACTCGGCTCAGGCCAGCGCCGGTCAGGCCGCGAGGTCCGCAGCGACTGCTACCGCTGCCTCACGTCGTGCCCGGGACGACGCGAACGGCGCCTACGGCGCGGCCGCGCAGGCTCGCGCCGACGCGCAGGCTGCGGGCGCGGATGCCGCCGCCGCGGAACTGGCGGCGAAGGAGGCCAGCCAGACCTACACGAACCGGTTGCGGCAGGCCGAGGAGGCCCGTCGAAGTGCCGCGGCCGGCACGGGTGCCGACGGAACCGGAACGGCCGCCGGCGACTTCAAGACCTGGAGCTGTCTCGTTCCCGAGGACGCGTTGTCCAAGACGTGTCTGAGCACCTACAAGGACTTCGCCGGTGCGCTCGTCGATCCGGCCAAGTGCAGTGTGCCGGCGAACAACGGCACGGCTGGTTGCGCGATGCTCGCCGACATCAAGGGTTTCGTGGACCAGAACCCGGAACTGCTGCTGGACATGTTGCAGTTCGTTCTCGGCATGTGTGGTCTGATTCCAGGCGTCGGTGAGGCGTGTGACGCCGTCGACTCGGCCATCTCGTTCAAACGCGGCGACTGGGTCGGCGGTGTGCTCTCACTCGGTGCCACGGTACCCGTGGTGGGCTGGCTCGCCAGCGGCGCGAAGGGCGTGAAGAACGCGGACAAGCTGCGCAATATCAAGAACATCATCGGGCAGCTCGCCGAGGCCTGCAAGAAGACCAGCAGCTTCACCGCCGGAACTCGGGTACTTCTCGCCAACGGCACCCGCCGGAGCATCGAGGACGTGGTCGTCGGTGACACCGTCCGGGCAACCGACCCCGCTACAGGTGTGACGGCGAACAAGGTGGTGACCGCCACGATCACCACGGTCGGTGTGAAGGCGCTAGTCGACCTCGTCGTCGACGTGGACGGTGAGGCCGGCTCGGCAACGGCGACGATCACGGCCACCAGCAACCACCCGATCTGGGTGCCGGCGCGCGACGCGTGGGTGGAGGCCGGATCGCTGACGGTCGGCGATGGGCTCATGAGCGACACCGGCTCGGCGGTGCGCGTCGAGCGGAGCACCTCGCGTAGCGAGGTCACCAGGGTCTACAACTTCAGCGTCGCCGACCTCAGCACGTACTACGTCGCGGTGGACCGCACGTCCGTACTGGTCCACAATGCTCCGCCGGAAGCCTGCCGGGTCACCTCCGCCCCGACGTCACCGCAGGCTACGAGCAAGACCGTGTGGATCACCAACGACGAGTCGATCCGGGTGGACGTGGAGAACCCCCGTCCGGGTGTCGACGGTACGGCAGCCTTCCACGTTCAATTCAAGGGACGCGGCGCCGACACCACCAAGTACTACTACAATCCGAGCAACGGCAAATGGGTGTCCGAGGCGGGCGTCGAGCTCTCCAAGAAGGCAGCCAAGCAGATTCCACAGGAAGCCATCAACAAGGCATTCAGGTTCATGGGGATTCCACGTCCGTGATGAGGACCAACGCCGCCATGCGGAGCCTGCTCCGCATGGCGGCGTTCTCCGCAGACCAGCCGACTGTTCCAGAGATGGAGCAGGACACGCTGGATGCCGGCTGGGTGGTGGAGCCCGGTGGTGCGCTCCTCGTGGCCGCGCATCGGCCGAAGAGCCTGCGCGACATCCCGGCGGACGCCCTGGGCGACGGCGAGTACGAGATCAACGACGTCCATGTGTCACTCGCCGACCTGGGTGGCGAGACGGACGACTTCCTGCCCAGGGCGGCATCCCGCGGCCTGCACTTCGCACGACGGATGCTGGCGGAGGCGCGTGGCCTGCCGGGCTCGGAAACGCTCCTGGCCACCGTCGCGATAAATGTCGACGTGGATGACGAGGACTTCTCGCTCCAGGGCGCCACGATTCGTTTCTTCAGCCGGCGGGGGTCTCATCCCCCCTGGTTCGACGAGTTGGAGACGTACACCCTGGAGGCCATCGCGGTGCTCGACATGTCCGACGTGTAGCGCCATCCCCGCTGATCGTCGCTGCGGTCGAGGGCAACGAGACGCGGTCAGCGGGAGCGGTCGATCAACTCGTGCACGGCGTAGGTGCGCGACGATCCACGTGGGCGCTGCCGATACCGCGAACGTCAACGACCGGGCAGCGCCGCGGTGACCCGGACGGCCTTGACGATCGCCGGGATCGAGCCGATCAGCAGCACCAGCCCCCAGATGATCGCGATGATCGCGAAGACCAGCGCCGCCACGTCGTCGACGATGCTGACCAGGATCACCGGCACCAGGTTGTGCAGGAACTCCAGCACGACGGTGCACAGCAGGGTGGTCAGGATCAGCAGAACGAGGCCCTTGTTCTGCAGGAACCGGGGCTGGGCCAGCACCAGCAGCCCGGCCCACACCAGCTTGAGCAGCAGCACCAGCCCGAGCAGCACCGCCGCGTCGCCGACCGGGAAGAACCCCCACAGGGCCAGGTACGCGAGCGTCCCGAACGGGACGGCCAGGAACAGCGACACCATGATCATTAGTTCCACGAACGCGATGAGCAGCGCGATCAGCCCCACGATGATCAGGATGATCGAGAAGATCAGGCCGGCGACGCCCTGCACCCGGCCCTGGACCCGCTCGGGTAGGAGCAGACCCAGACAGAACAGCCCGGTGCTCCACACCGCCACCGCGTCGATCAACGCCAGGTAGCCGGTGCCCCGGCCGGACGGCTCGCTGACCCCGGACACGTCGTCGATCTGGACGTCCAACGAACCGGCGCTGTCCGCGAGCGCCGCACCGGCGTCACCGCCGCCGATCAGCAGCCCGGCGCCCAGCTCCACCCCGATCGCCAGCACGATGGCGAGCATGGCCAGCAGCAGGAACGGTTTACGCAGGTCACCCACGGCGGAACCCTCCACTCAGCTCAGGACGTCGCCACGACGACAGTGCAGGAACCGAGGCCGGGACAGCGCACACCGACCACCGTGGCCTTGTCGACGGCCACCTTCGCCACCGCTCCGGTGCCGTCCGCGGCCGGTTCGACCTCGTCGCGGATGGTCAGGTCGGCGTCGCCCGGGGCCGGCGCGGTGACGGTGAACCGCGCCCCGCTGCGCAGCACCAGGGTGCGTAACCCGCCGGGGTCGGCGATCCGCAGCTCGCAACCGCCCGAGAAGACCAGCCGTCCGGGCTCCTCGACGCAGTCGGCGCTGACCGTGGCCGGGTCCACCGTGGCGTGCTCGCCGCCGAGCGCCCCCAACCGGTCGACCAGCCCGTGTCGGGCGCCCGGATCACCCCGGTCGTCGCGGCCCGCCCCGACCGCGACCACGAACAGCGCCACCAGCAGGACGGCGAGCACGCCCAGCAGCGCCTTCTGCCGGCCGCTCATCGCGCGGCGGCCGGTGACACGACCTCGCTGAACCGGAGCACGTCGACGCCGGCGAAGTAGCGGTTGGTCCCCTGCGTCTTGCCGACCACCAGCAGGGTGACCTGGTGCGCGCCCCTGGAAAGCTGGACCGTGCCGACGTCCAGGAACTCCGTCTTGCGCACCGTCGGCGTGAAGCCGAGGAACGTGCCGCCGACCTGGTTGCCGTCGATGACGAAGACGGTGTTGGCGTAGTCGACGGCGGTGGTGCGCACCGCTGCGAACCGCCAGGTGCCGTCGGCCGGGATCTGCACCGTCACCGTCACCTTGTCGCCGATCGCCAGGCCCTGGAAGAACAGTTGCTCGCCGCCGGACCAGGTGACCTCACAGCAGTCCGGCTGCGCCACCACCGCCGCCTTGCTCTTGCTCGGCGACTCCACGGTGGCGCCGTCGACCAGGCTCTCCGCCTCGACGGTGACCACCCGCGGCTCACCCGGGCCCGAGTCGCGGGTCAGCAGGACGACTCCCACGGTCACCACCACCAACACCAACGCCGCCGCGGCGGCGATCCACAACCAGGGGGTACGCCGAGGCGGCGCGACCGCCCGCACCTCGTAGGTGACCCGGCCGCTGGAACGGGAACTCTCCTCCGGCGCGGTGTTCGCCGAGTACGCGAACCCGGTCATGTCGTAGCGCCGGGGGGCGGTGCCGGCCGGCACGGCGAGTTTGACCAGGAACGACACCGAGCCCTGCCCGGGTACCACCCGCTGCGGCTCGGCCACGGTGAACCACGCCCGCTGGGACCCGTCACCGGGGGCCACGTCGAACACCACGGTGTCCGGCGCGTTGCCCGGGTTGGAGACGGTGAACGTCAGTTCGCCGCCGTTGCGCGGGTCGAGCGTGAACTGTTCGGCGGCGGCGACGACCGCCCACTCGGTGGTCATGACGACTCCTCTTCCAGGACGATCTCGACGGTCGTCGAGGCGGGCTTCTCCGCCTCGACGATGCGGGTGATCACGGCGAGTTGACCGGCGGCGGCCGCCGGCACCCGTACCACCACGTGGAAGGGCTGCTCGGCGGGCTCGTCGATCGTGAAACCCACCATTCCGGTGGCCAGTTCGAGGGCCCGGCGGATCCCGTACGGGGTGCCGCGCCACCGGGCCAGCAGCGCGGCGTCGGCCACCAGGTCCCGCAGCCGGCCCACCGGCAGCGGCAGCGGGGTGTCCGGCCGGGGAGACGCCACCACGTGGTCCATCGCCACCCAGCCGGTCAACCGCACGACCAACCCGTCCGGCGCCCGGTACGGGTCGAACAGGGCGTCCACCTCGGCGAGGATCGCCTCGTCCGGGGCGTGCAGTGCCTCCATGACGTCCAGCAGTGTCCAGAGCACGCTGCCGGGCACGCAGGCGCGCTGGTAGGCGGCGGGCAACAGCCGTTCAATCGCCGAGCGTCGCATCCTGGCGCACCACCTCGATGTCGTGCTCGCCGGAGCAGAGCAGCCAGGTATCCGGAACGGTCACCACGTCGGCGGTGGCCTGGTTGGCGCTGGGCGTCCAGTCGACAGCCGTGGCGCTGCGGTACACACCACGCTCACCACCGGCGAGGATCAACCGTTCCGCCGCGCCGGAACCGCCGCCCCCGCCGGTCGCCGGACCGTTCACCGCGATGGCGTCGACCGGCACGAACCGGGTCCGATCCCGCAGCGGCAGCCCGCAGTTGACCGACACCGGCTGCCACTGCGGCTGGGTGGCCAGGGTGTCCAGCCGCAGCACCCCGCCGCTCTGCGTGGCCGCCACCGCCAACGACCCGGCGAACGCCAGGTCCCGGCAGGTGCCGCCGATCCAGCCGGACTGCGTCGACTGCCACTTCACGTCGGACTCGAACAGCCGGGTCCGATGGCAGCCCTGGCCCGGCTTCTTCGGGTCCGGCTCACCGGCACCGCTCCACAGCAGCGTGGCCGGGCCGTCGTACTGCACGGCGAGGACCCGGTTGTCCACGTTCGACAATCCGACGTGGGTGAAGCTGCCGGGTCGGCCACCGGCCGTCGACAGGTACACCCCGAAGCTCGCCTGCGCGGCCACCGCGACGCCCGGCGCGCCCCGCTCCGAGACGAACGTGCGCACCGCGTAGAACCCCCGGTCGGCGTCGGACGGGTCGACCAGGATCTGCAACGGCACCGCCCCGGGCAGCAACGACACCTCGTACAGGCCGGTGTCGGTGGCCACCAGCAGCGCGCCCGCGCCGTCGCGGTCCAGCCAGGCCACGTCGGAGATCCGCGAGTCCAGGTCGGTGAGCAGGGACCACGTCTCGCCCAGGTCGGTGCTCAGGTGCACCCGGGAGCCCCCGGAGGCGCGCAGCGTCACCACGGCCACCGAGCCGGGACGTGCCACGATGCCCGGCCGGACCGGCGCGGGAGCGGGCGCCACCCGCAGCACCGTCTCGTCCTCGAAGCGGCCCGCCGGCTCCCACCCCGCGCCGCCGTTGCTGGAGCGGAACACCACCGGGCCACGCCCCGCGTACCAGGTGCGGGGCTGGTACTGGTCCACGGCCAGGGCGCGGACCTCCGCGTCGGGGGCCTCGTCGACAACGAACCGGACCGACTCGACGTAGCGCACACCCGGCTCGGCGTGCTCCAGCAACCGGTACACGTTGGACGCCCGCAGCGGCTCCCCGAAGGGCCAACCGGTCGGGTTGAGCGCGGTCGGCAGCGGACTCAGCGTCTGGTGCAGCCGGTCGTGGATGCGGCTGCGGACGGCGTCCACGTCCTCCTCGCGCCGGACCACCACCCGGGCCCGCACCGACACCGCCTTGAAACGGGCCCAGGTCGCCCGGGACCGGATGCCCACCATCCGGCGTTCCTCCAGGTCCGCCTCGACCCGGTGCCGCGCCTCGGGCACCTCGTGCTCGCGCAGCACCGCCACCGGCAGGCGGCCGTTCGGGCGGGCCGTCGGCGGCACGTACGGCACCAGCACCACCTCGACCTCACCCGGCCGGGCGAAGCTGTACACCGCCGCGCGGGTGAACGCCCGGGCCCGCGCCACCGCGCCGGAGCTGGTGGCGAGCACCTCGAAGTCGCGAGCGGTCACCGCCCGCTGCTGGGCGAAGAACTCGTACGGGCCGCGCAGCAGCACCGACTCCAACGCCTCCATCTCGCGGCCACCGGCAGCCGGAGCAGGGTTGTCCACCTTCACCCCGGGCAGGGGGTCGCGCAGGCTGGTCAGGGTGCCCGCCGCCACGTTGCCGGTGGGCCCGCCGCCGGAGCGGTACCAGAGCCGCACCTGCCGCCCGGCCGGCGGCACGGCCGCGACGGTGACCGGCGTCGGGGTCCCCGCCGAGGGCTGCGCGGCCCCCGCGGGAGGTCGCAGGTCCAGGGCCGGGGCGAAGGTGACGGTGCCCGAGCAGCGGTCGACCAGGTACGCCTTCGACTGGGGGCCGAGCCCGGCGAAGCTGTCCACCGGCTGCCAGATCTCGAAGGTGCGACCGTCGTGCTCGCGGGCCGCCGCGCCCAACTCGACGGTGCCGGTCGGCACCTCCACGCCGAGCAGCAGGTCCAGCGGTTCGGCGGTGTGCGCCAACGGCGCGTGGGCGGCCCGCAGCACCTGACCCGGCTGGCCGGTGCCGACACCGAGCAGCTCCGCCTCGACCGTCTCGCAGTGGTGCATCCGTACCGTCACCGACGTCTCGTCGGCGGGCAGCAGCGCCGGTTCGGTGGTGACGAAGACGACCGGCCGGGGGTCCGCCCCGCGTGCCGCCGCGACCCGCAGGCCGGCCGGGATCCGGACCGCCGCGCGGTCGGTGCCGGTACGGGTGAACCGGACGTCCGCCCAGGCGGCGGTGGGTGCGTGCCGGGCGACCCCGAGCAGGTTCAGGAACGAGACGTACGCCTTCTCCGGCAACTGGTTCAGCCGGTAGATCATGACCTCGGTCAGGTGCGCGAACGCCTCCACCAGCGCCATGCCGGGGTCGTGCGCCGACAGGTCGGTCCACGCCGGGCAGGACTGCCGGATCCGTTCCCGGGCCTCGGTGACCAGGTCGAGGAAGCCGCGATCGTCCAGGTGCGGCACGGGCAGTGTCATGAGGGGCCTCCCTGGGCGGGATCGTCGGCCGGGAGCAGGTCCACGGAGAAGACCAGCTGCCCGGGGGTGAGGCTGGTCCGCACCCGGTAGTCCAACCTGATCACCAGCCGCCACGCGTCGTCCGGGTCCGGCCCGGCGTCCACGTCGATCACCTCGACCCGGGGCTCCCAACGGGCGATCGCCTGCCGGACGTAGTGGATGGCCAGGCCGGCCGTGGTGTCGTCGTTGGGCGCGAAGACCAGGCGGTGCAGCCGGGACCCGTACCCGGGTCGCATCAGCCGTTCGCCCGGCGTGGTCGACAGGAGCAGGAACAGCGCCTGGCGTACGCTCTCGTCGCCCTCGGTCATCGCCAGGCCACCGGCCGCGGTGAGCGCCAACCCGCCGGTCCGGCCGGCGTCGAAGCCGGCGCCGACGAAGCGGAAGGCCCTCACCGGTCCGCTCCCAGGAACTGTTGGCGCGGGTCCCGCACGGTGTGCTTGACCAGACCCGGTGGCGTGCCGTTGGTGAACCCCGACAGGTGGGAGAGCACCACCCGGTGCCCGTCGACGCGGACCCAGTCGCTGTAGCCGACCCGGACGGTCAGCGTCGTCGTGCACGGCTTGATGGTCGGGCCGTAGTTCGGGCAGGCGACGATGTCGCGTCCCTCCGGGTCGTCGTCCACCAGCACCGGCACGCCGGTGACCGTCACCCACTCCCGCGACGGTCGGTTCTCGACCCGGCCGTCGTGGTCGCAGGTGATCACGGAGTCACGGTGGATCCAGCGCATCAGCCGCCTCCTTCGTGGTGGGCGCGGGCGAGGGAACGGGCCTGCTCCGCCGCCGTCGCCGGGGCCTCGGTCGACTCGGCGTGCAGGAAGTCCACGCTGCGCGCGCGCACCACCATCGCCCGGCCCGGTGCGGAGATCACCAGATCGGACGCCGCGTGCAACGTGGCCAGATCCGGGGTCAGTTCCAGGAAGCTGCCGCCCTCGGTGGCGAGCCGCAGACTGCGGTTCACGTCGTCGACGACGATCGACTGCCCCCCGGCGGTCCGCATCGTCCAGCGGCGGGCCCGCCCGTCGTCGATGCCCGCGTCGTACGGCTCGACGGCGCCGAACAACGAACCGAGCACGATGCCCGAGGCCGGCTCGCCACCGGGCAGCACCACCAGCACGGTGTCGTCCGGGTCGGGGAGCGCCACCAGGCCCTTGCCCCGCCCCGCGCCGGGGCAGAGCACGGCGAGCCAGCCGGCGTCCAGGTCCCCGTACGCGGGCAGGGTCAACCGGACCCGCCCCAACCCGTCCGGGTCGGCGACGTCGGTGACCGAGCCCAGGGTGACCACCGCGCCGCCGGTCGGAGCCGGTGGCGGCACCGGTGGCACCGTGGAGAACCGAGTCAGGTGCCCGTCGCCGTCCACCGTGTGGATCACCTCGGTCAGCACGTACGCCCCGGCGACCGGGTCCGGCACACCACTCAGGTCGATCCGCCGGCCCGGCCGTAGCGCCGGATCGCCCTCGGCCACCCCCTCGGCGGTGACCAGTGCCGCCGCCCGGGTGTCCAGGCGGGCCTGGGCCAACGCCGCCAACTCGTCGTCGCTGCGGCCGGGCTGGTCCACGGCGGTACGCACCCCACCGGCGCCCACGTCGGCCGGGTCCGGGCGGTCGTCGGCGGACCGGCCGCAGCGCGCC
This window harbors:
- a CDS encoding GPW/gp25 family protein, encoding MRAFRFVGAGFDAGRTGGLALTAAGGLAMTEGDESVRQALFLLLSTTPGERLMRPGYGSRLHRLVFAPNDDTTAGLAIHYVRQAIARWEPRVEVIDVDAGPDPDDAWRLVIRLDYRVRTSLTPGQLVFSVDLLPADDPAQGGPS
- a CDS encoding contractile injection system protein, VgrG/Pvc8 family yields the protein MTSVAPRALTVRLDGVELADAARQRIRSLRVAARLDQPTQAELVLATTPGAGAFDPAVRPGTTLDVRLADHADALFGGEVTAVEVDYAADGAALLRLRAYDRLHRLRKRQGLRVFTAVTAVELARELCDEVGLTVTADVDGPRLERLAQHRHSDLELLREVAGRAGLHLATDGDGVRLVTLAGHGEPVALTLGAGVHTLRLSTNADQAGGASVALGWHPQRAEVISQQADEARCGRSADDRPDPADVGAGGVRTAVDQPGRSDDELAALAQARLDTRAAALVTAEGVAEGDPALRPGRRIDLSGVPDPVAGAYVLTEVIHTVDGDGHLTRFSTVPPVPPPAPTGGAVVTLGSVTDVADPDGLGRVRLTLPAYGDLDAGWLAVLCPGAGRGKGLVALPDPDDTVLVVLPGGEPASGIVLGSLFGAVEPYDAGIDDGRARRWTMRTAGGQSIVVDDVNRSLRLATEGGSFLELTPDLATLHAASDLVISAPGRAMVVRARSVDFLHAESTEAPATAAEQARSLARAHHEGGG
- a CDS encoding putative baseplate assembly protein, producing MTLPVPHLDDRGFLDLVTEARERIRQSCPAWTDLSAHDPGMALVEAFAHLTEVMIYRLNQLPEKAYVSFLNLLGVARHAPTAAWADVRFTRTGTDRAAVRIPAGLRVAAARGADPRPVVFVTTEPALLPADETSVTVRMHHCETVEAELLGVGTGQPGQVLRAAHAPLAHTAEPLDLLLGVEVPTGTVELGAAAREHDGRTFEIWQPVDSFAGLGPQSKAYLVDRCSGTVTFAPALDLRPPAGAAQPSAGTPTPVTVAAVPPAGRQVRLWYRSGGGPTGNVAAGTLTSLRDPLPGVKVDNPAPAAGGREMEALESVLLRGPYEFFAQQRAVTARDFEVLATSSGAVARARAFTRAAVYSFARPGEVEVVLVPYVPPTARPNGRLPVAVLREHEVPEARHRVEADLEERRMVGIRSRATWARFKAVSVRARVVVRREEDVDAVRSRIHDRLHQTLSPLPTALNPTGWPFGEPLRASNVYRLLEHAEPGVRYVESVRFVVDEAPDAEVRALAVDQYQPRTWYAGRGPVVFRSSNGGAGWEPAGRFEDETVLRVAPAPAPVRPGIVARPGSVAVVTLRASGGSRVHLSTDLGETWSLLTDLDSRISDVAWLDRDGAGALLVATDTGLYEVSLLPGAVPLQILVDPSDADRGFYAVRTFVSERGAPGVAVAAQASFGVYLSTAGGRPGSFTHVGLSNVDNRVLAVQYDGPATLLWSGAGEPDPKKPGQGCHRTRLFESDVKWQSTQSGWIGGTCRDLAFAGSLAVAATQSGGVLRLDTLATQPQWQPVSVNCGLPLRDRTRFVPVDAIAVNGPATGGGGGSGAAERLILAGGERGVYRSATAVDWTPSANQATADVVTVPDTWLLCSGEHDIEVVRQDATLGD